The DNA segment TTGCCTATCAGTCGATCCCGCATTTTACCGACGCGATGCAAAATGTGACTCTACTTGGCTTAATCTCCAGCCTCTCGTGGGGACTCGGGTACTTCGGCCAGCCGCATATTATTGTGCGTTTTATGGCGATCCGCTCGGTCGCCGATATTAAAACCGCACGCCGCATCGGCATCAGTTGGATGACAGTGACCATTATCGGCGCCCTAGCGACGGGCTTGGTCGGTATCGCCTACGCCAATAAATTTGGCATGAAGCTTTCGGATCCTGAAACCATCTTTATCGTGTTTTCAGAGCTACTGTTCCACCCCTTAATCAGCGGCTTCCTGCTGGCAGCAATTCTCGCAGCCATTATGAGCACGATTTCATCGCAGTTATTAGTCTCGTCGAGTTCGTTGACCGAAGATATTTATCGCACCCTCTCGAAGAAACAAGCGAGCGAGCAAGAGATGGTGAAAATGGGTCGTTACGGGGTCGCTGGTGTTGCCATTGTCGCAACGTTGCTGGCGCTTGATCGCTCTAACAGCATCCTCTCCCTCGTGAGTAATGCGTGGGCAGGCTTTGGTGCCGCCTTCGGTCCACTGGTGCTGTTTAGTTTGTATAAAGCCAATCTCACCCATAAGGCAGCGATTGCGGGGATTATTTCGGGCGCGCTCACGGTACTCTTTTGGATTTATGCCCCCGTGCTTGCCGATGGTAAGGCATTGAGTAGCTTAGTGTATGAGATGATCCCAGGCTTTGGTGTCAGCAGCACAGTGATTTATCTGGTGAGCAAATTCGATAACGACCCGTGCGCTAAAACCACTAAGCAGTTCCATCAGGCTGGTCGTGTACTGGCCGAGGAAAGCTAAGGAGGCGTTATGACAGACTCTCCCCGTAAACGTATCGTCGTCAAAGTGGGGAGCGCCTTAATCGCGCCCCACAAGCAAGGTTGCAGTAGTCATTATCTCTTGGGGATCGCGCAGTTTATTACTTATTGCCGTGTCCAAGGTATTCAAGTGGTATTGGTTTCATCCGGCTCGGTTGCCGCTGGGTGGCATCATTTTGAGGGCCAAGCTCAGCCGAGTGTCACGGTCAAAAAGGCCATGGCGGCCGCGGGTCAGGCGGATATGATGGCGACGTGGAATAAGCTATTTGATTTTCCTACCGCCCAACTGCTGCTGACCCATGGCGACTTACGTAATCGCGAGCGTTATATCAGTATTCGAGACACTATTTTTAGCCTGCTCGAACACGGTTTAATGCCGATTATCAATGAGAATGACGCCGTGACCGCCGACAAACTCAAGGTTGGCGATAACGATAATCTCTCGGCCATGGTGGCGGCTGCGGCCGATGCCGACACCTTAGTGATTTGCTCGGATGTGGATGGACTCTACGATCAAAATCCCCACGAGCATCCCAATGCCAAGTTGATAAAGCAAGTAACTGAAATCAATGCCGATATCTATGCCATGGCGGGAGGCGTCAGCAGCGATGTTGGCACCGGAGGCATGCGCACTAAGATCCAAGCCGCCGAAAAAGCCATTTCCCACGGCATTGAGACCTTTATTATCAATGGCTTTAATGCCGATTCCTTTAGCCAACTGCTAAAGGGGCAAAATCCGGGCACCCTCTTTACCCCCTACGAAAAACCGATGCAGGAGCATTTGCATTGGATGACCCACACCTCGCAGGCGCAGGGCGAAGTGATCGTCGAGGATGATTTTGACCTCGCACTCGATCAGCACAGCGAGCAATTAACCAGCGATGATGTGGTTGAAGTCAAAGGGGATTTCTCAGTAGGCGACACCATTCTGGTGCGTAAAGGCGATGGCACTAAGTTGGCGAAAGCCAAATCTAACTACAGCAGTTGCCTACTGAGCTTTATTACCGAGCAGGATGATCAGGCGTTTGCCAGTGAATTCCAGCAAAAAACCGGCCCCATCATTTCCGATAAGAATATCGCCATTCTTAAATCCATTTGAGTGGAGAAACTATGAGCCTAATTAAACAAATATCTGCCGATGCCGCCCATGCGGCCCGCACACTCGCCCAACTCGATGAGTCGCTTA comes from the Shewanella mangrovisoli genome and includes:
- the putP gene encoding sodium/proline symporter PutP, encoding MNSLSYVSLAIYFIAMLAIGLFAYRKSTDDVSGYILGGRQVSPHVTALSAGASDMSGWMLMGLPGAMFLVGFETLYIALGLLIGALINYLVVAPKLRVYTEVADNALTIPEFFAKRFGQADNSIRIIAAAIIVIFFTLYTSAGLVAGGKLFESAFGLNYDIGLVVTLAVVVSYTLLGGFLAVSLTDFVQGCIMFVALVLVPFVAYQEFTSADRMMNFAYQSIPHFTDAMQNVTLLGLISSLSWGLGYFGQPHIIVRFMAIRSVADIKTARRIGISWMTVTIIGALATGLVGIAYANKFGMKLSDPETIFIVFSELLFHPLISGFLLAAILAAIMSTISSQLLVSSSSLTEDIYRTLSKKQASEQEMVKMGRYGVAGVAIVATLLALDRSNSILSLVSNAWAGFGAAFGPLVLFSLYKANLTHKAAIAGIISGALTVLFWIYAPVLADGKALSSLVYEMIPGFGVSSTVIYLVSKFDNDPCAKTTKQFHQAGRVLAEES
- the proB gene encoding glutamate 5-kinase; translated protein: MTDSPRKRIVVKVGSALIAPHKQGCSSHYLLGIAQFITYCRVQGIQVVLVSSGSVAAGWHHFEGQAQPSVTVKKAMAAAGQADMMATWNKLFDFPTAQLLLTHGDLRNRERYISIRDTIFSLLEHGLMPIINENDAVTADKLKVGDNDNLSAMVAAAADADTLVICSDVDGLYDQNPHEHPNAKLIKQVTEINADIYAMAGGVSSDVGTGGMRTKIQAAEKAISHGIETFIINGFNADSFSQLLKGQNPGTLFTPYEKPMQEHLHWMTHTSQAQGEVIVEDDFDLALDQHSEQLTSDDVVEVKGDFSVGDTILVRKGDGTKLAKAKSNYSSCLLSFITEQDDQAFASEFQQKTGPIISDKNIAILKSI